From Ictidomys tridecemlineatus isolate mIctTri1 chromosome 2, mIctTri1.hap1, whole genome shotgun sequence, the proteins below share one genomic window:
- the Piwil1 gene encoding piwi-like protein 1 — protein sequence MTGRARARARGRARGQETAQHVGAAAQSQQPGYIQQRPQQPPAEGDLVGRGRQRGAAGATAKPPELQISAGFQELSLAERGGRRRDFHDLGVNTRQNLDHVKESKTGSSGIIVRLSTNHFRLTSRPQWALYQYHIDYNPLMEARRLRSALLFQHEDLIGRSQKCSAKPGMESMSGSPSR from the exons ATGACTGGGCGAGCCAGAGCCAGAGCCCGGGGAAGGGCCCGAGGTCAGGAGACGGCACAGCATGTAGGGGCAGCCGCA CAGAGTCAGCAGCCAGGGTACATTCAGCAGAGACCTCAGCAGCCACCAGCAGAAGGGGACTTGGTCGGCCGAGGACGGCagagaggagcagcaggagccaCAGCCAAGCCACCAG AGCTCCAGATTTCAGCTGGGTTTCAGGAGCTGTCGTTGGCCGAGAGAGGAGGGCGGCGCAGGGACTTTCATGACCTCGGTGTGAACACCAGACAGAACCTCGACCATGTCAAGGAGTCCAAAACAG GATCTTCAGGCATCATAGTGAGGCTGAGCACCAACCACTTCCGGCTGACCTCCCGTCCCCAGTGGGCACTCTACCAGTACCACATTGACTACAACCCGCTGATGGAGGCCAGGAGGCTCCGCTCTGCACTCCTCTTCCAGCATGAAGATCTCATTGGAAG GTCACAGAAGTGTTCAGCCAAACCCGGAATGGAGAGCATGTCCGGATCACCATCACGCTGA